GGCTTTCGACAATGCTCTAAACAAGCAGTTGCCATCCCCCAAAACTCTGTCAATTTCTCTTTGTTGTTCACATAAAAGAAAGGCTTTAAAACTGTGTATCCAGTACTAGGAGTCATTGTTGATATTTTTACCATGTCATCTGGAACCATCATGTCTGGTACAGCTAGGCCAGGTGGTTTAAGGAACCATGGAAAAGGAGAGCATATTTTCTGTGAAAAATTACAGGATAGATACCAATGTATTTGTACCTGGACATACGGTACCTTCATAGCATCTTCACTAGAGTATCTGTCTGTTGTTGTCTGTTGATGATTACCTAAGAATAGTGCAGTGTGAATGAAATTATATATCTGTTGCTATACATACTGGATTTCAATGTTGGTTTGTTTATATACATTTCTGTATCAACTCTCTTTTGCATCTTGATGCATTTCCATTGAAGGCATGCTTTCTTTAGTTTCCCTGGCCCACCATACTTAGGACTGTCACGGCAATACTTGCAAATTTCACAATTTGAAGAAATGCAGCCTGTACATTCTCCGCATCTCACTCGCTTCTGACCTGGTGTATAATATAGTATATGTGTATATCTAGTATAGTCAATATAGTCCTGAAGTTGTTTACCTGCAACAGCTTTATTGTCATCAACAGGCATTGCATGCTCTTGGTTATCTGTGTCAACTATTAAGT
This genomic interval from Dysidea avara chromosome 15, odDysAvar1.4, whole genome shotgun sequence contains the following:
- the LOC136245485 gene encoding DNA (cytosine-5)-methyltransferase PliMCI-like; protein product: METEPCKLQKDDQQHILDTDNETKSESKSVDTDNQEHAMPVDDNKAVAGQKRVRCGECTGCISSNCEICKYCRDSPKYGGPGKLKKACLQWKCIKMQKRVDTEMYINKPTLKSSNHQQTTTDRYSSEDAMKKICSPFPWFLKPPGLAVPDMMVPDDMVKISTMTPSTGYTVLKPFFYVNNKEKLTEFWGMATACLEHCRKPSLG